The genomic region TCGGTAACCAGCGAGCTGGAAGCAATAGCGGAACCGCAGCCATACGTCTTGAATTTGGCATCTTCGATGATGCCGTCCTTGTTGACCTTGATTTGCAGTTTCATCACGTCGCCGCAAGCAGGCGCGCCGACCATGCCGGTGCCCACTTCTTCGTCGTCTTTGGCAAACGAACCGACGTTGCGGGGATTTTCGTAGTGATCCAATACTTTATCGCTGTAAGCCATGAGTGTTCTCCTAAAATTAGTGCGCTGCCCATTTCACGCTGTTCAAATCAATACCGTCCTTGTACATTTCCCATAACGGCGACAACTCGCGCAATTTGCCGATCTTCTGATGCAGCAGATCGATTGCGTAATCCACATCCTGCTCGGTCGTGTAGCGACCGATGGAAAAGCGTATCGAGCTATGAGCCAGCTCATCCGATCGTCCCAGCGCGCGCAGCACGTAGGAAGGTTCCAGGCTTGCGGAAGTACATGCCGAGCCGGACGATACCGCCAGATCCTTGATCGCCATCAGCAATGACTCGCCTTCGACGAAATTGAAGCTGATATTCAGGTTGTGGGGTACGCGATGCACCATGTCGCCGTTGACATGAACTTCTTCGATATCCGACAGGCCTTTCAGCAGACGATCGCGCAATGCACGAATGCGCACGTTTTCGGTCGCCATCTCTTCGCGCGCAATGCGGAACGCTTCACCCATGCCCACGATCTGATGCGTCGCCAGTGTGCCGGAGCGCATGCCACGCTCGTGGCCGCCGCCGTGCATTTGCGCTTCGATGCGCACACGGGGCTTGCGACGTACATACAAGGCGCCGACACCTTTCGGGCCGTAAGTCTTGTGGGCGGAGAACGACATCAGATCGACCTTGAGCTTGTCCAGGTCGATATCGACCTTGCCGGTAGCCTGCGCCGCGTCCACGTGAAAAATAATGCCTTTCTCGCGGCAAATCTCGCCGATAGCCGCGATATCCTGAATCACGCCGATTTCATTATTTACGAACAGTATCGAGATCAGGATGGTATCGGGACGTATTGCGGCTTTCAGCTTTCCCAGGTCCAGCAAGCCATCCGATTCAGGCGTCAGGTAAGTGACCTCATAACCTTCACGCTCCAGCTCGCGCATGGTATCCAGCGTGGCTTTGTGCTCGGTACGCAAGGTGATCAGGTGCTTGCCCTTGGCCTTGTAAAAATGGGCTGCGCCCTTGAGTGCCAGATTGATGGATTCGGTCGCACCTGAAGTCCACACGATTTCCTTGGGGTCGGCGCCGACCAGCTGCGCAACTTGTTCGCGCGCGGTTTCCACCGCTTTGTCCGCTTCCCAGCCGTAAGCATGGGAGCGGCTGGCGGGGTTGCCATACATTTCGGTCAGATACGGGATCATTTTCGCGGCGACGCGCGGATCCACCGGGGTAGTGGCGGAATAATCCAGATAAATCGGGTGCTTTAACATTTTCAACTCCAATATAAGATGGCCGGGTTCAGATACCTAGGCAGCCACCGAAACTTTTTCACGTTTTACGCGGTGGTCGCATACCACCGCCGATGCTGAATTTTTAGCTTGCTGCTGTTCAACCAGATTCGCCAGAGTCACCGTTCTGAGATAATCCTGTATGCGCCGGTTCAGATTCGACCATAATTCGTGCGTCATGCAGCGATGGTCGTCCTGACAGTTTTCCAGCCCGCCGCACTGGGTCGCATCCATGGGCTCATCTACGGCCTGAATGATTTGCGCGACAGAAATCTCGGCTAACGGCTTGGCGACGCGATATCCGCCGCCGGGGCCGCGGACGCTTTCCACCAGTTCACGGCGCCGTAATTTACCAAACAATTGCTCCAGATACGAGAGCGAAATCTTTTGGCGCTCGCTGATCGCGGCTAAAGTTACCGGACCCTTACCATGATGCAGCGCCAAATCGATCATGGCAGTCACCGCAAACCGTCCTTTAGTTGTCAAGCGCATGATTCATTTCCCGTATCCGTCACAGTGAATTGGACAATACAATACCCGATAAATTCAGTCAACTATTTTATTTAAATACGCCGGGTCGAACTCATCTCGTTTCGGTGCCGGCGTAGCAGGCTCCACTCCCAATACTTTGAGCTGCTCAACTATCCAGTTGATACGCTCATCCATGGTCGCGGAATGATCGATCAGACCATGCACCACCTTCACCATCGGGTCATTCATGTCGGCGCTGATCGCGTAAGCGGCAAAACCGAGCTTCTTGACGGCAGTCGTCGCTTCTTCCGTTGCCGCGCTGGTTAAAATCCGCGCCGGAATACCCACTGCAGTCGCGCCTGCCGGCACATCTTTCACCACTACGGCATTCGAACCTATCTTGGCGCCTTCGCCAACTGTCAGCGGCCCCAGTATCTTGGCCCCGGCCCCCACCACCACGCCTTTACCCAGCGTAGGATGACGCTTGCCTTTGTTCCACGAGGTGCCGCCCAAGGTGACCTGATGATAGAGCGTGCAATCGTCGCCCACTTCCGCTGTCTCACCGATCACAACGCCCATGCCGTGATCGATGAATACCCGGCGGCCGATATGCGCGCCGGGATGAATCTCGATCCCGGTCGCCCAGCGTCCGAAATAGGCGGTAAAACGCGCCAGCCATTTCCAGCCCCAGCGCCAGAACCGCGATGACAGCCGGTGCAGCAGTATCGCGTGAATGCCGGGATAAGTGGTCAGCACTTCAAATACCGAACGCGCCGCCGGATCCCGCTCGAATACTACCGCTATGTCTTCACGCAATTGATCGAACACGATGACCCCTATCTGTTCCACAGGTGGACAAGTATGCAATACCTGACTAAATTAGTCAACAATATCCCAGTCCCTGGGTACATTGACCTGCGCCGGATTACGCATCAACTTGAGTATTCCCATTAAAATATTCAGCTCTTCCTTCTCCAGCTGCGCACGCGAATACAGGCGTCGCAGCCGAGTCATCAAACGCCGCGGCGCAGCCAGATTCAGGAAACCGATAGCCACCAGCGTCCGTTCCAGCTCACGATAAAACAATTCCAGATCGTCATGACGCGCCAATTCCTGCGGGACATTTTCCGGCATGCCCGGTTCCGGCATCGCGCAGCGCAGTTCATAACTCAATATCTGCACAGCCGACGCCAGATTCAGGGAACTGTAATCCGGATTAGCCGGAATATGCACCAGCATCTGACACTGATCCAGCTCGGCATTGGTCAATCCCGACATTTCCGTGCCGAACACCAGCGCGACAGGCGCGTTGGCGGCATGCGCCAGCAATAACGGCGCCGCCTCGCGCGCACTGAGCATGGTGTGCGACAGATCGCGCCGTCGGGCGGTACAGCCGACTACCATGACCGCTTCTGTCAATGCGCTGGCCAGATCCTGCGTGACCACGGCTCCATCCAGCACATCGGTAGCGCCGGAAGACATTGCCACTGCGGCGGGGTCGGGGAATTGTTTGGGCTGCACCAGGCGCAAATCATGCAAGCCCATGGTTTTCATCGCTCGCGCAGCCGCACCGATGTTGCCCGGATGGCTGGTATGGCTCAATACGATACGTACATTATCTAACAAGTTGGACATAGCTGTTTTCAATGGTTAATCCATGATTTATCAGCCTGACGCTGGGGAAAATCACGGTTTTGAGTTAAACTAAGCGTTATTATTTCGCTCATTGACATATTGCCATGCATCCTATGCTCACCACCGCGGTAAAAGCCGCCCGTCGTGCCGCCGGTATTATCAACCGCGCATCACAAGACACCGACGCTTTAACCGTCAAACACAAGCAACACAATGACTTCGTCACCGAAGTGGATCGCGCCGCCGAAGCCGCAATTATCGATGTGCTGCTGGACGCTTACCCAAATCATGCTATTTTAGCAGAAGAGAGCGGTCAGCAAGGCGATTCCGAATACCAATGGATCATTGACCCCCTCGACGGCACCACCAACTTCCTGCATGGCTTCCCCCAATACTGCATCTCCATCGCGCTGGTACACAAGGGCCAACTGGATCAGGCTGTTGTTTACGACCCGAGCCGCAATGATTTGTTCACCGCCTCACGTGGTCAGGGCGCCTATCTGAACGAACGCCGCATCCGCGTATCCAAACGCATCAAACTGGCCGATGCGCTGGTCGGTACCGGATTCCCCTACCGCGACTTCACTCACCTCGACGCCTACATGGGCATGTTGCGCGACATGCTGCAGAAAACCGCCGGTGTGCGCCGTCCCGGTTCTGCCGCGCTGGATCTGGCTTACGTCGCAGCTGGCCGCCTGGACGGATTCTGGGAAATCGGCCTGTCGAAATGGGATATTGCCGCAGGCTGCCTGCTGGTCAAGGAAGCCGGCGGTCTGGTAGGCGATTTTCAGGGTGACGACAGCTATATCGACAGCGGCAATATCATTGCCGGCAACCCCAAAATATTCGGCCAATTACTGCAAGCGCTTGCACCTCATATCACGCCCGCATTAAAAGGCTGATCCGGTGCTCGCCAATTCCCCCCGACTACGCTAGAATTTGCTTTTGCTTTTTTAACCAATTTTTATGGCACTCATTGTACAGAAATACGGCGGCACATCGGTAGGCAGCGTCGAACGCATCAAACATGTAGCGGAACGCGTAGCCAAATTCAAAATGCTGGGACATCAGGTTGTCGTCGTACTCTCCGCCATGAGCGGCGAAACCAACCGCCTGATTGCACTTGCCAAAGGCGTCCAATCCGATCCCGATCCACGCGAACTCGACGTTCTAGTGTCTACCGGCGAACAAGTGACTATCGCTTTATTAGCCATGGCGCTAAAAGATCTGGGATTGAAAGCCAAGAGCTACACCGGCTCGCAAGTCCGTATCCTCACCGACAACGCCCATACCAAAGCCCGCATTCTCGGCATTGACGAAGAAAACATCCGCAACGACCTTGCCGCAGGCAAAGTCATCGTCGTCGCCGGTTTCCAGGGCGTGGACGAACACGGCAACATCACCACGCTCGGCCGTGGCGGCTCCGACACCACCGGCGTTGCGCTGGCCGCCGCACTGAAGGCTGACGAATGCCAGATTTACACGGACGTCGACGGCGTATACACCACCGACCCGCGCATCGTTCCCGAAGCGCGCCGGCTGAAGACCATCACCTTTGAAGAGATGCTGGAAATGGCCAGCCTCGGCTCCAAGGTACTGCAAATCCGTTCGGTCGAATTCGCCGGCAAATACAAAGTCAAACTGCGCGTACTCTCCAGCTTTCAGGAAGAAGGCGAAGGCACACTCATCACTTTTGAGGAAGAAAACAACATGGAACAAGCGATTATCTCTGGCATCGCCTTCAACCGCGACGAAGCCAAGATTACCGTACTCGGTGTACCCGACACCCCAGGCATCGCATACCAGATCCTGGGCCCGGTCGCCGATGCGAACATCGACGTGGACATGATCATCCAGAACGTCGGCGCCAACAACACCACCGATTTCACCTTCACCGTGCATCGCAACGAATACGCCCGCGCCATGCAATTGCTCAACAGCATGCAACCGCAGATCGGCGCCCACAAAATCATCGGCGACGACAAGATCGCCAAGGTTTCCATCATCGGCGTAGGCATGCGCTCGCACGTAGGCATCGCCAGCACCATGTTCAAGACGCTGGCCGAAGAAGGCATCAACATCCAGATGATATCCACTTCGGAAATCAAGATTTCCGTCGTCATCGACGAAAAGTATCTGGAACTGGCGGTACGAGTGCTGCACAAGGCATTTAATCTGGAAAACGCCGGATAAAGTTGACGCCCCAGGCGCGTTAGGCTATCATGGCGCGCTGTTTGAAGTTGCTGAAAACCAGCAATTAGGAGAGATGGCCGAGTGGTCGAAGGTACTCCCCTGCTAAGGGAGCGTAGGGTTTATAGCCTTACCGAGGGTTCGAATCCCTCTCTCTCCGCCAACAACCGTTTAAGCAATTTTTAAACCAGTAGTTGAGTTAAGACAGTGAAGTATGTTACAATTTTGTTCTTACGGATGCGCCCGTAGCTCAGCTGGATAGAGTACTTGGCTACGAACCAAGGGGTCAGGGGTTCGAATCCCTTCGGGCGCACCAATCAATTCAAAGGCTTGCAGAAATGCAGGCATTTTTATTTCCTTAAAATATTCAATTGGTGACACTTTTGGTGACACTTTTGCACAGTTCAAATCAGCCTTACGGCTGATGGCTGCCTGCTTACATAATGAACCCCAAACCCGCCACCCATAATCATCCAAAGTCGACCACCTATTACAATGATATGATTGAACAGCCGAGGTCAATCTATAGCTTGTGAGCCATGAATGACCCTGAACCTATCGCACTCACTGCTCTTTCCAGCAAATGTTCGTGGTGTGTAAAAAACAATACCTGCGTTTTCTTGGACAATTCCGCAAGCACCTTGAAGGTTGCGCTCGCCGATGTGTCGTCGAAATTAATAACGATGTCATCCACCACAACCGGCATTGGTTCCTGATTACAAACATGACTCTCAATTGCGGCCAATCGCAATGCCAAGAAAAGCTGATCCCGTGTACCCGAACTTAGATTACCAACGGTTTCACGCTTGCCATTGGCTCGAACGCCAACGAGGATTGTCATATCTTCATCGAAATCCGTCGCAATTTTGGTGAATCGTCCCCCAGTGATAGTCGCGAACAGTTCTGATGCACGCGCCAACAGGGGGCCTTGATAGCGTTGCTGGTAGGTTTCTATGGCCTCCGAAATAATGGAGGATGAAAGTCGTGCTGATGCATATTCGGCGATCAGATTTGAAAGCCTAGCCGCTGCATCTGCTGCTTTTTGCTCCGCATCCGCATCGCCATCAATCTTGCCAAGTGCCGCCTCTGCCTCGATCAACTTCTCGTGTCGCTTTTCCACTTGCGGTGTGCATGCCTGGAGGTCTCCACCTGCTCGCTCCAGCGAAGCCTTGTCACTGCCGGATGTAAATTGATACAGAGCGCCGATTGAAAACTGATACACCTATTTGGGAAGATGGCCGGATTTTGGATTCGGCCATGATCACAGACGAGGTGTATGTGGAAATTGAATTATTGAGGAAACATGGCATGAGCTTGCGCAAGATTGCCGAAGAAGTGGGGCATTTCGCAACCGGCTGCAGACTTTAAGTTAGCCAACTCCTGATTCGCCAGCCGTATTGTCTGATCTGCCTGAGTAAAAGCTTTTCCTGCCTCCTTAATTCTTTCCTCTAGTGATTTGCGACGCTGTGCAAGTATCTTCCCTTCAGTCAACCGCTCATAAAGTGTTTCAACCACGGCATCGGCTGACCTATTCGCGCGGTCGTATTGTATCGCTTCACAAAGACGTGCCGCGTCCCCCTCAACTAGCATCACTGTTGCTTGTGTCGCAGCGAGTTCAGCGCGAGCCGCATCCTGCATATCAAGCGCATCCTCGAAGTCCTCGAACTGTCCAAGTCTTGCGGTGGCCTCCTTGTTGACGCTAGGTTAAAAATGACCACCTGTGCTGGTTTAAAATTGACCAGGTGCTTATAGCCGTTATATGGTCAAAATTAAGTCAGCGGCAACATGGCAGGTGGCGTGCGTGACAGACCCGCGCTTGCAGCATCGCGCATCCGGCATCCTGTCACACGTAAAGCGTTTGCTGGAACAAAAACGTGGCGACATGTAGTAGTCGCGATCTGATCTGACAGTCCCCCGATTTGACTGATGCTACTGTCAGATCAAGTCGGAACTACTACATTTCATTCGCTCTCAACAAATATATAAGTCGGGAATATCTGCCCTTCAATCCTGACCCGAGCTTCCGAAACTGCCCGCCCCTGTTCCTGAGCTGAGTCATTAAACGGAAATTGCGACGCCTGCCTGGACAATAGATTCCCAGCTAGTTTTGGTACTTGCCAGTACGAGAACCCTTGGTCGAGCCATGCCTTCGTAACATGACCATCCTCGCACTCGATTTCCAGAAGTCGCGCATGTATCACATCCTGTTTAGGCATACTTTGCAAAATGCAGCTCATTCCACAATATTCAAATGCCTCACGAATAGCTTCATCACGCGCTGTTGAGGTAGGCCAATTGTTAAAAAACATGCTTGGCTTCTTAAAGCTATTTACTTCCTCTGCAAATGGCACAACACCGAGCTCTACAGACTGCACAGCCCAGCGTTCCTTATATGCGCGCTTGAATGCTGAAATAAAATCAAGGAGTAAAGCGGCCGGGAGTGGCGAGTTCAAATAGCGATCTCGGTATGCAACTCGAACAATATCGGACGAACCACCTATCAATGATGATCCAAATTTACACTCCAACTCCGTGAGCAAACGCTCACCGAAACCCGATGAAATTCCATCCAAAGCATTTGAAACCTCAACTCTACAAACGCGGCCGGATGTCTCCACTGGCGTGTCAGTAGCGAAATTGAGTGGCTGAACCAGGATACCCGAAAGTTCAGGATTGCCAAACACCAACAAAGCTCCGTTATTAACGCCCCAATTCGCTGCGGGATATGCCGAATAAGACGTCGGATAGGCCCATGCTCGCGATTTACCGGCTGAAATAATCTCAGCCACAACATAACCATTTGGTGAGCAAGCAGGCACATCACCAGACCAAATTGATACATTATCAAGATTCGACATAACATGAAGAGCAAACCGATCAGCCTGTGACAGTTCATTCACAGCTGTCTGGGCCAATATAATCTTGACTATACAAGGTGAAGATGCCCATCTCTGAATCCAGCTACGCAAAGGCGACGATGCAATATCCCATTCGGATACATCACCAAGAAGATACATCCTGAGTTCTTCAATATCTGGGCGTGCCAACTCGCGTGTAATTGCCTCCGGTAAAGACTGAAATTCAGCATTAGTTCGATCTTTACCGAACAATGCATCTCCGGCTTGAAGCTCAAAGTCAGCTAACCAACGTTCAGTGAGGAAATCCAAGGCCACTTGCCGATTGAGATCATCTAGCCTGAAGCGTGTATCGTAGCTGAGCAAGCAATGCTGACACGCACCTTCACATTCTGCACTGCAGTTCAATGCCTCTTTGGCCTGACCCAATACTTCCCGCAACCGATTCGTAACTGACGAACAATACCCCGAAGCACTTCGATCAAAAATCACGATAGCTTGACCACTGACTCCACCATCTAACCGTATCGGCTTAGTGTCGCAGCCGAGCTCATCAACTTCAATACCGAGCATTGAAGCAATTCCACTACGAATTGCAACAGCAAGCGAATATGCTACCTGCCGGTCTGTCAGTGGCTGCCCATCGAACCACCAAAGCATAAGCTCCAAAACATCGGTAGTCATGCTATGCCCGAGTCGAACACCTGGCTTGATAGAAAACTTCCTATTACTCCCTTCACAAATGGAGGTTTCTCCACCTTGAGCACCACGCAAACGGCGATGGGGTGTGGTGAATACCTTTGGAAAGGCGACACCCTCCTTATTAGCGGTTATATCCTCAGGCTCTGTAATCATAGGTTCGGCTCGACCGCACTCCAAACAGATGGCGTAACCATGACCGTTTGTACCAGCCGAATAATTAAACACACTACCAGAAGAACTCGACCTGTAGCTGCCAAGTTTCGGGTTCGCGAGTGGCAACCACTCGCCGCTCGCGTTGATCCATGGCAGTTCCACAGGCACGTACGACTGAGTCGAAATATCGTTATGCGGAGACTCGTAAAGATCGACTGAGAAACCAGCTGGCTCAAGATAGGTAAATCGGCAATCCGGACCAATCGGCAACGAAGTACCGCAATCGGGACAGTGAGATATCTGATCTGCCGAAACTGTTGTACCGCTGGAACCGCAAGCACGACAACGCCATGCTTCACGTATGTTCTATAGTGGACCCCTCAGTCAAGACAATAATGCATCGAGTTTAAGAGGGTAACCTTTTACATGCAGCGGAACAGCGCTGCCCCGGTTTTCTGTTTCTTTTTTCGTTTCTATTTCTGAGTGCGTTTTTTCTGTCTCACTCGGGTGCCCGGACAAGAGTTTTTTGTCGTATTTGTCCACAATCCTTGCGCCGCCTCCGCTTGCTGTACGGTAAACCTGGTCCGGTGTGTCGTAGCCCAGCGATTGGTGCGTTCTTTCCGTGTTGTAAAACACAAAGTATTCCGTCAGTCCAAGCAGTAAATCAGGCATGGTGGCGTAGCCTTTCAGGTACACGTCTTCATGTTTGACGCTACGCCAGAGCCGTTCCACAAAAATATTATCCAGTGCCCGGCCTCGCCCATCCATGCTGATGCTAATGCCGTGCGACTTGAGCACGCCCGTAAAAGCTTCACTGGTGAACTGGCTGCCCTGATCGGTATTGAATATCTCAGGCGCACCATATGTTTGCAATGCCTGCTCCAGGCAGTCCACGCAGAACCCACTATCCATTGTGTTGGATAACCGCCATGACAGTACTTTACGCGAGTACCAGTCAATCACCGCCACCAAATACACAAACCCTCGCGGCAGACGAATGTACGTAATATCTGTGCTCCATACCTGATTGGGACGCGTCACCAGCACGCCCCTGAGCAGGTACGGGTAAACCTTGTGCTGCGGGTGCCGTCGACTGGTGTTAGGCCATGGCGCCATGCCCGCAAGACCCAATATACCCATCAGCCTCTGCACACGCTTGCGGTTGATCTTGTGCCCCAAGCCACGCAGGTATTGCTTGATCTTGCGGCTGCCGTAAAACGGATGCCGCGTGTATTCGGCGTCAATCAGTGCCAGTAACGCCAATTCCTGTTTGTCTGGTTCTGTCGTTAATTGTGGCGCATAAACAGTGGAACGCGCCACACCGGTCAGTGCACATTGCCGTATCAGCGCCAGCGGCTCGATGGTGCTGACCCATTGCTTGCGCACTGCTATTGGCTGATCCCAGACTTTTTTTTGAGCCAGTCCAGTTCCATCTTCAACCGCCCAATCTCGGAATAGAGCCGCTCAGGACTGGCAGATGGGTCGGCAGGTTTCGGGCCACGTTTGGCATCAAACACATTGGCAGCTTGCTCTTGCAGCTCCTTCTTCCATAAACCAACTTGCGTCGGATGTACTCCAAACTCCTGGCCAATTTCGTTCACCGTCCTGATGCCGCGAATTGCCTCAAGTGCCACCTTGGCCTTGAATTCACCACTAAAATTCTTACGCTTCGTTTCACTCACAACCTGCTCCTTTGTTCAGCAGGTTACTATCTTAATTCACTGTCTGAAAATTGGGGTCCACTATAGTTCTGTATTTCCTTGATTGCTTGCACTGAAGCAGGCGCATGCCAATTTAACGTAATGCCTGCAGAACGATAAACAAGACCATCAATAACCACTTCCGCTCCAGGTGCGTACTCCCGTAAAGCTGTCACTGTGCCACGACTTGGCAACTCTCGATGGCGTAAGAGATTATCTATCCGATCATCTTTTTTTCTCGTTTTATTTCGCTCCAACTCGTCACAAGTCATCGTCTCAAATGAAGAGATATCAGTTGGGAAGCCATATCCTGGCAAAAAGCCTTCTGCCGCAAGCTCGCGAAGCAAATATTCCCCGGTAAGTCGCTTTTGTTGTATCTGCAGAGCTTTATATGCTGGCTCCTTCTCTTTAATTGCCCCTTGGAACTTAGCCAACTGTAATTCAACACTATCAAATTCCCCAAACCATTCGTGACTATGTGCCGAGAGCATAGCTGCGGCCTCCGCAGCGAGTCGACCAAGCGATACTGCTCCCTCATAGCAGGTATGACGTAATAACGAGCGCAACCCTGATGCAAGATGCGTTTCCTTCGATTCATCAAAACATTTAGCCCAGGCAATAAACTTATTCGCTGGTGCCACTTCTTTTGGAAGCATCCACCATCCCATATCTAGCTTATCAAGACTGGCCGAATTAGAAAGTTGCGACCGAAGAAAGCTCGCCAACATCATTGAATTTATATGTCGCTGGACAATGATTGGACTTTCCAGCTTAATAGTCGGAGCAGGCAACTGAGTCGTGAATGCCCAAAGAGTATTATCAAATACATGCTGATCGTGAGGGTTGTTTTTGCAAACTGTTAATGCTACGGATCGAGTTTCTGAACGTCGTCCAGCCCGACCTGCACGCTGCAAATAGTTAGTGGGATGAGGTGGCACATTATTCATTGCCACGATGGTGATACCTCCAATATCGACACCCATCTCCATCGTGGTTGAACAACTTAGAAGGTTTATGCGTCCCGACTTGAAATCCCGTTCATACTGCTCTAAACGGCTTCCTGGCTGCTGAGCCGAATGTTCTGCGGTACGGAAATAACCCCCTCCTTCAACAATTCGGTCACTTAAGTCCGACCAAAGCCCCTCGGTACGAAGTGAAATAACGTTGATATCCTCCGTCAACCATTGACGAATCGAAGATAGACGTTCTTCCTCGGAAGAAAAATCCCTGGCAAGTAAACTGCAATTCGGTAATATAGTGGACCCCAATTTTCAGACAGTGAATTAAGATAGTAACCTGCTGAACAAAGGAGCAGGTTGTGAGTGAAACGAAGCGTAAGAATTTTAGTGGTGAATTCAAGGCCAAGGTGGCACTTGAGGCAATTCGCGGCATCAGGACGGTGAACGAAATTGGCCAGGAGTTTGGAGTACATCCGACGCAAGTTGGTTTATGGAAGAAGGAGCTGCAAGAGCAAGCTGCCAATGTGTTTGATGCCAAACGTGGCCCGAAACCTGCCGACCCATCTGCCAGTCCTGAGCGGCTCTATTCCGAGATTGGGCGGTTGAAGATGGAACTGGACTGGCTCAAAAAAAAGTCTGGGATCAGCCAATAGCAGTGCGCAAGCAATGGGTCAGCACCATCGAGCCGCTGGCGCTGATACGGCAATGTGCACTGACCGGTGTGGCGCGTTCCACTGTTTATGCGCCACAATTAACGACAGAACCAGACAAACAGGAATTGGCGTTACTGGCACTGATTGACGCCGAATACACGCGGCATCCGTTTTACGGCAGCCGCAAGATCAAGCAATACCTGCGTGGCTTGGGGCACAAGATCAACCGCAAGCGTGTGCAGAGGCTGATGGGTATATTGGGTCTTGCGGGCATGGCGCCATGGCCTAACACCAGTCGACGGCACCCGCAGCACAAGGTTTACCCGTACCTGCTCAGGGGCGTGCTGGTGACGCGTCCCAATCAGGTATGGAGCACAGATATTACGTACATTCGTCTGCCGCGAGGGTTTGTGTATTTGGTGGCGGTGATTGACTGGTACTCGCGTAAAGTACTGTCATGGCGGTTATCCAACACAATGGATAGTGGGTTCTGCGTGGACTGCCTGGAGCAGGCATTGCAAACATATGGTGCGCCTGAGATATTCAATACCGATCAGGGCAGCCAGTTCACCAGTGAAGCTTTTACGGGCGTGCTCAAGTCGCACGGCATTAGCATCAGCATGGATGGGCGAGGCCGGGCACTGGATAATATTTTTGTGGAACGGCTCTGGCGTAGCGTCAAACATGAAGACGTGTACCTGAAAGGCTACGCCACCATGCCTGATTTACTGCTTGGACTGACGGAATACTTTGTGTTTTACAACACGGAAAGAACGCACCAATCGCTGGGCTACGACACACCGGACCAGGTTTACCGTACAGCAAGCGGAGGCGGCGCAAGGATTGTGGACAAATACGACAAAAAACTCTTGTCCGGGCACCCGAGTGAGACAGAAAAAACGCACTCAGAAATAGAAACGAAAAA from Sulfuriferula sp. AH1 harbors:
- a CDS encoding ATP-binding protein; its protein translation is MEKRHEKLIEAEAALGKIDGDADAEQKAADAAARLSNLIAEYASARLSSSIISEAIETYQQRYQGPLLARASELFATITGGRFTKIATDFDEDMTILVGVRANGKRETVGNLSSGTRDQLFLALRLAAIESHVCNQEPMPVVVDDIVINFDDTSASATFKVLAELSKKTQVLFFTHHEHLLERAVSAIGSGSFMAHKL
- a CDS encoding DUF1998 domain-containing protein; the encoded protein is MITEPEDITANKEGVAFPKVFTTPHRRLRGAQGGETSICEGSNRKFSIKPGVRLGHSMTTDVLELMLWWFDGQPLTDRQVAYSLAVAIRSGIASMLGIEVDELGCDTKPIRLDGGVSGQAIVIFDRSASGYCSSVTNRLREVLGQAKEALNCSAECEGACQHCLLSYDTRFRLDDLNRQVALDFLTERWLADFELQAGDALFGKDRTNAEFQSLPEAITRELARPDIEELRMYLLGDVSEWDIASSPLRSWIQRWASSPCIVKIILAQTAVNELSQADRFALHVMSNLDNVSIWSGDVPACSPNGYVVAEIISAGKSRAWAYPTSYSAYPAANWGVNNGALLVFGNPELSGILVQPLNFATDTPVETSGRVCRVEVSNALDGISSGFGERLLTELECKFGSSLIGGSSDIVRVAYRDRYLNSPLPAALLLDFISAFKRAYKERWAVQSVELGVVPFAEEVNSFKKPSMFFNNWPTSTARDEAIREAFEYCGMSCILQSMPKQDVIHARLLEIECEDGHVTKAWLDQGFSYWQVPKLAGNLLSRQASQFPFNDSAQEQGRAVSEARVRIEGQIFPTYIFVESE
- a CDS encoding helicase-related protein, whose product is MTEDINVISLRTEGLWSDLSDRIVEGGGYFRTAEHSAQQPGSRLEQYERDFKSGRINLLSCSTTMEMGVDIGGITIVAMNNVPPHPTNYLQRAGRAGRRSETRSVALTVCKNNPHDQHVFDNTLWAFTTQLPAPTIKLESPIIVQRHINSMMLASFLRSQLSNSASLDKLDMGWWMLPKEVAPANKFIAWAKCFDESKETHLASGLRSLLRHTCYEGAVSLGRLAAEAAAMLSAHSHEWFGEFDSVELQLAKFQGAIKEKEPAYKALQIQQKRLTGEYLLRELAAEGFLPGYGFPTDISSFETMTCDELERNKTRKKDDRIDNLLRHRELPSRGTVTALREYAPGAEVVIDGLVYRSAGITLNWHAPASVQAIKEIQNYSGPQFSDSELR